The Citrus sinensis cultivar Valencia sweet orange chromosome 4, DVS_A1.0, whole genome shotgun sequence DNA segment AAGGCTCCAATTTTATCATGTAACATGTCTTTTATGTCATTGCAGGGGCTGAAGCAATGTTTGCTGACCTAGGCCATTTCTCAGTAAAAGCCATACAGGTTTGCTTCTACTTTATCTCAACTCTAATTTTTCAAGGATTTCTTTACTAAAACTAAAATGTTATGCAGATTGCTTTCACTCTTGTTGTGTTTCCCTGTCTTCTCTTGGCTTATATGGGCCAAGCTGCATATTTGATGAAATACCCTGATTCTGCAAACAGAATATTCTACGATTCTGTGCCAGGTGACGTTAGCCAACCTTATGACTGCTTAAATTCCCGTCATTTCAAGTTGTAACTTAGTGAAAGATGTATATAACTAAGCTCTAATATTTTGactcttttgaatttctaaattttgaacAAACAGATAGTCTTTTTTGGCCGGTCTTTGTATTAGCCGCCCTTGCTGCCATGATTGCCAGCCAAGCTATGATATCCGCTACATTTTCATGCATCAAACAGGCCATGGCCCTTGGATGCTTCCCAAGGCTGAAGATAATTCATACATCAAGAAAGCGAATGGGCCAAATATACATCCCTGTAATCAATTGGTTTTTGATGATCATGTGCGTTGTTGTAGTTTCCATTTTTCAGAGCACTACAGATATTGCCAATGCATATGGTTAAGTATCCCTCTTACaataatgtcattttttttttcactttcagAATATTTAAGGTTTTTAATAGATGTACATAGCAATCATGAATTTGGCATACCCTAATTTTTGAAGCGAGTACTAACACTACAGTGGTAACTTTTTGGTGATGCAATTTAAATTGTTCTTGCAGGCATAGCTGAAGTAGGTGTGATGTTAGTGAGCAGCACCTTGGTTACAATTGTGATGCTTCTAATCTGGCAGACCAACTTATTGCTGGTGCTATGTTTCCCACTTGTTTTTGGATCAGTGGAGCTCCTCTACATGTCTGCAGTTCTATCGAAAATCGCAGAGGGCGGTTGGCTTCCACTTGCTTTTGCTTCTGTCTTTCTCTGTGTGATGTACATTTGGAACTATGGCAGTGTGTTGAAATATCGGAGTGAGGTCAGGGAGAAGATATCCATGGACTTCTTGCTTGATCTTGGCTCCACCCTAGGGACTGTAAGAGTCCCAGGAATTGGATTGTTATATAATGAGCTTGTCCAAGGTATTCCGTCAATTTTCGGGCAGTTCCTGCTTAGCCTTCCAGCTATCCACTCCACGATAGTGTTTGTTTGTATCAAATATGTCCCTGTTCCAATGGTCCCTCTTGAGGAAAGGTTTCTGTTTCGAAGAGTGGGCCCGAAAGACTACCATATGTTCCGGTGTGTCACTAGGTATGGTTACAAAGATGTCCGCAAGGAAGATCACCATGTATTTGAGCAACTCTTAGTTGCGAGTCTTGAGAAATTTCTGAGAAAGGAGGCTCAAGATCTTGCCCTGGAGAGAAACTTACTCGAGTCAGGTTTAGATAGTGTTTCTGTGGCCTCAAGGGATCCTGAAGCTTCAGGTACTTACGGTACTGAGGAGCTTAAGATTCCACTGATGCATGGTAGGAGATTTGATGAATCAGGAACTTCTGCCTCGGAAGAAACTACATCAGCATTGCCGTCTAGTGTCATGGCATTGGACGAAGACCCTAGTCTAGAATATGAGCTTTCAGCTCTTAGAGAAGCAATTGATTCAGGATTTACATATTTGCTTGCACATGGGGATGTGAgagcaaaaaagaaatcatttttccttaAGAAACTGGTTATAAACTACTTCTATGCCTTCTTAAGGAGGAACTGCAGAGCAGGTACTGCGAATATGAGTGTACCTCACATGAACATCCTGCAAGTTGGGATGACATACATGGTCTGATTTGGTTTGTCACCTGTACGATTcttcccatttttttttttttttatgtattggATCTCTATATTACCCCTTGATGAATATTTATGGGAAAATAGGGTTAAGGACTgcaaaaataaacattttgcaCCTCTTATCAGCAGTTTGATTGAATGCATGCATACAGTTCTATTTTCATAAATGGTTTTCCAATCAAGTTAAGAACGTCTATGCTAAAGTCAGCCTAGAGCATTATATTGTATGTATCAAGTGTCATGTATGACATGAGTAGAATGTTGAAATGGCATTAGCATATCTTAGGAGGACTACATTTCTCAACGACTCTGAAAtgcactcttttttttttgctcttGTCTGGAGTTGGAAAGCAAATCTGAAAAGCAGGCATAAACAAAATGCTTTTGCTTCTCTCTGCCTCTTTTATGTCTTATCGTAGTAACTTTATGATTGcaatcaatttcaattccGTTAACAGAAGGCAAGTCCCAAAAGCTGGAGCAAGCAGCATTCCTGGGCTTCCTTGTCCCGCAAGGACTCTATTCTTTCGTACATCAACATCACGAAAACTAAAAAGAGATGGACATTCAACGCCCCAGTATTAAGATACTTGATAGTTCTATAAAAGGTAGTGCGTACATCTGGCATATAGGAGATTAATATTCAAACTGTGCGGTAAGAGAACTCTTCAGATTtgctcttatttattttatgaaatacaTTTTAGTTACGTTTTTCAATTGATCGCCCAACTTCTGGATAATTTATATGTAAactgaataataattttaagtagGACCAAGCTTTAAAATGGACGGTTGTCTTTTAATGGGACTTTCCAGTTTGCATGACTTTGTAGAAACTCTGTTTATGAACCCAAAATACTGGTTGTTTAATTGCTTATAGATTTGACTAATCGAAATTAATTTTCAGCAAACCACACGTTatcatagaaaattaataaatgtaattggTAAgcctgaaaattttgaataaaacaTGCAAAGGCCTGTTCAGTTTTTGGTATGTTTTGAGGGTCAAGAATTGAATATACctgtataaataatattataataataattatactaCTAGAATCCTTCTTTAACTGTGCAAAATGACAAATAATGCAAACTATAATTAGCTAAATTATTGTAAtgttaagaaaagaaagtgcCCCGTCCCATTCGTGGACAGTGGACACTCATTTGGGCTATGGATCTGGATAATGGGCCCAATTCAACCCGCTATGCTTCGACACGCGTCGTCGAGATGTGCAGGAGTCCCATTCGTTTGATTTCGTGTAACATTAAcgtcattaaattaattgatagtACCGATGAAGATGTGCACGCTCGAACTtgatctattattattttgtccaTGGccttatattattaatatataataactagactatattatttattatatgtgGAGTCTAGATCTAGACAATGGATTGCACAATTAGTGTCGCGTTATATCCGGTAAAGGCAACTTAATTttcatcatatttttatttttatttattattaaagaaaagaaaaagaaaaactctaaaaaaggagaaattgaaaatgaaattacaataggtttgttgattttaaattgataCATTGAAAGTTTCATTGATGTGGTGGGGATAAATAAGCCAGTGGGTGTGGCCGTGTGGGTGGCTAGCTACTGTCTCGGTTTGCAGTCCAATGTACGTATTCCAAGTGGTTCAATGGTAGCCATTCGGCCTTTGGCCAAGTGGTCAGAGCTGCTGCCCTCCAACTTGGAGAGTAGCAGCTCAAacccccacaaaagcattgtgAGGGTATTTTCTTcctcaattaaaaattgagtGAATGTAGTCTTCTTCCTTATCCATGAGTGAGGAGTGAAtatccctcgaatatttgtgaGGGTTAAAATTTGGGTAGAGCTCCATTAGCATTGATATAAGCTGGTCTCAGTAATaatctgatttgtaaatatcaattatactctcatataatatgagttatAATCTGAGCAATAAtctcatataataaaaaaaaataaaattggttcaATGGTCAAGTCAAATTAAGGACCATTGGGTCCAGGACTTTTAATGGACGCCTTTATCATTCAGCCATTCAATTCATGATGCAAGTCTTGCTTCCTCTTCAAAGTTCAATCTTCAAATAAGTGAATAAGAAGTTTGATACATCATCAAACTACACATTATTACTAATCAATCAATGATATTTAGTGCTTCCGTGAATGATACACATGATCATAATCAATTAGATATATATGGCTGTCTATTTAGTGTGGATTCTCTAATTTATTGGCGAGACGACATTGACATTTTTAAGAATTTCTCTCtctgttatatatatatatatatatatatcaagaaTCTGTTGCTTGTAAACAAATAATCGactcatttataaaataaataaataacaaacgAAACAATTTACGTAACATTTAGTTAACTTGTCTTGATCAAGGGACAAGACCGTCTTTTTttgggtgggggggggggggggggggggggggaagggGAAtaagtaacaataataattaaagttctTCACCTTTACTttgaaattaaacatatagCAGCAAACTTGAAGCTTCTTATTAGGGGGAGACCGGGAGAGCGAGATAGCATATTCTGTGTGTAGTTGGCATCCAACTTTGCCCTAGGTAGCTAGGgtttcaaacaaaaaacaaaaacttcaactcaaaaaacaaataaataaataaatcgcATACCCAAAGAGTTGATAGATGTagaatcttaatttatttggatGCGTTTGGTACGTAATAGCCAAGTCTAACTAGCTAGTgagtttaaattaaaattaggtcAAGCAGCACGCATATTATAATTCTTCCttcttataaaaaagaaaaaggtggGAAAGAATTCTAAGcccttaaaattatttccttAAGGAATTTATTAAGTAGAAATGGAAATGACCTAACACAAGACAGCGATTTGAGCTTTATGTGATAATGTTTGTTTAATGCTGATTAGCTGAGTTTGGCCATGCTTAAACATGCCAAAAAGCTGCAAAGTTTACGTGCTTTTGTCTATTACTTaattggtaattaattaatagatttgGTTATGTTAGAACAGCTCTAAGATggaatatattttcataactacacgatcaaatttataatttttttaatctttatcaCTTTATGTGTATGATTGTTCTACTTTTGTGCTCTATCTTAAAGTAGTTATAAAATAGACatttccttaattttattatatgtatatCCTTAAGACGGTGTAGgtgaattgaaataattttttaaaacttacttTTGTACACACTTAATAAGGACACAAACCTAACTCTTAGCTCCAGCTAATAATCTGACATCACAAAAATCACTTTGTTATCTGTTACGACCTTTGCATTAGTTAAGgtatgttaaaatatttgtatgtttaaggatgattttaattacttttttattttattttaatagatatcACATCAATCTACTGAtcgatatttataatcaaaatgtGTAGATAAACTCGATTATGATACCATGAGGGCGAGTCAAGTTACAAAATGGTTTGTAATTAGTGAAATTGATTAAACCCCCAATTGtgtttcaataaatatatcttCCCTATCAAAAGTTCAAAACCTCTTCTACTATTAAGAAACCGTTAACTTTCTTTTGtctcttaattatttaatccttAATCTGGTAAACCCATCGctgatcaataaaaatttatagagacaaaataataaaagacaaaaaaaaattttcaggaTTAGCTTGCAATTTGTGAAACACGTGGATCTTAATATTTGTATCTCTAGTCTAATTAAGTCTCATCGTGCATTGACTGGCAACAAATCACGCTGCCTCGTGGTTTTGACTTTTGTTCCAAAGCATGCACGAACCACGAGGTggcgcgcgcgcacacacacgtAAATCGCCTGAAAAACGTTTATTAGGGATgcgatttaacttttaatgaggatattaaaataaagtgagaaaaaaaaaacaattgattAATTCGATGACATGccaacaagcaaaaaaaaaaaaaaaaagatgagataCGTATATATAAGCCAAGGAGTTCGAACCCCTACGAATGTATTATGAGGGTATTTTCTTCCTCaattaaatttgagtgaagatAGTCTTCTCCCTTACCCAAGTGTGAGAAGTAAACATCCCTTAAATATTTGTGAGGGTTAAAATTTAAGCAGCGCTCCATTAGCATTTGATGTAAGTTGGTCTCAATAATAATctgatttataaatatcagttataatctcatataatatgaattgtaatttaaacaatagtctcatgtaataaaaaaaaaaaaaggccaacGAGTCGAAGGAATCTCTTTATCTAATTTTGTATAAGATAATGAATGCGAATGATTTGACTAATATTCTAATCGAAGCATTCTCATTTCTTTCAACACATGTGAACACCTTTTATCATGGCCATACCCCGTTATCTTTTTCATCATCGCTTTTATTTTCGAACGGCAAACCCCTGGCTAATGGAATTAATCCAGGTGCTGAACCCAATTTAACAACTATATATTATCCCTTTCTCTTCAAAAATCCACCAccaaacgaaaaaaaaaagccactATTGAGCAATGATCAACGTACAATAATTGACACGTGCAACACATGTACGTATAATATTTCCATTCTCTTGTTGGTTTCTAATAACCCAAGACAAAGAAAGATAATTGAATTCACAAAAATCCAGCGaagaaaacttttttttttttcccctcctcCTTTCTCTTTGTGGCCAGAAGAAGGATCAAGTAGGG contains these protein-coding regions:
- the LOC102631266 gene encoding putative potassium transporter 12 isoform X1, whose translation is MEEEDKIEESSVRLLTSVGSGGGGESRWVDGSEVDSESPPWSLSEENGAREGYGSMRRRLVKKPKYDSLDVEAMEIAGAFGDHSKDVSVWHTLALAFQTLGVVYGDMGTSPLYVYSDVFSKVQIETEIDVLGALSLVMYTITLIPLAKYVFVVLKANDNGEGGTFALYSLISRYAKVNMLPNRQPADEQISSFRLKLPTPELERALQLKDILERTSSLKTLLLLLVLMGTSLIIGDGILTPAISVMSAVSGLQGEIRGFGESALVIVSIIILVALFSIQRFGTGKVGFMFAPVLALWFFSLGSIGLYNLVKYDISVVRAFNPIYIYLFFKKNGKDAWSALGGCVLCITGAEAMFADLGHFSVKAIQIAFTLVVFPCLLLAYMGQAAYLMKYPDSANRIFYDSVPDSLFWPVFVLAALAAMIASQAMISATFSCIKQAMALGCFPRLKIIHTSRKRMGQIYIPVINWFLMIMCVVVVSIFQSTTDIANAYGIAEVGVMLVSSTLVTIVMLLIWQTNLLLVLCFPLVFGSVELLYMSAVLSKIAEGGWLPLAFASVFLCVMYIWNYGSVLKYRSEVREKISMDFLLDLGSTLGTVRVPGIGLLYNELVQGIPSIFGQFLLSLPAIHSTIVFVCIKYVPVPMVPLEERFLFRRVGPKDYHMFRCVTRYGYKDVRKEDHHVFEQLLVASLEKFLRKEAQDLALERNLLESGLDSVSVASRDPEASGTYGTEELKIPLMHGRRFDESGTSASEETTSALPSSVMALDEDPSLEYELSALREAIDSGFTYLLAHGDVRAKKKSFFLKKLVINYFYAFLRRNCRAGTANMSVPHMNILQVGMTYMV
- the LOC102631266 gene encoding putative potassium transporter 12 isoform X2 produces the protein MEEEDKIEESSVRLLTSVGSGGGGESRWVDGSEVDSESPPWSLSEENGAREGYGSMRRRLVKKPKYDSLDVEAMEIAGAFGDHSKDVSVWHTLALAFQTLGVVYGDMGTSPLYVYSDVFSKVQIETEIDVLGALSLVMYTITLIPLAKYVFVVLKANDNGEGGTFALYSLISRYAKVNMLPNRQPADEQISSFRLKLPTPELERALQLKDILERTSSLKTLLLLLVLMGTSLIIGDGILTPAISVMSAVSGLQGEIRGFGERAEAMFADLGHFSVKAIQIAFTLVVFPCLLLAYMGQAAYLMKYPDSANRIFYDSVPDSLFWPVFVLAALAAMIASQAMISATFSCIKQAMALGCFPRLKIIHTSRKRMGQIYIPVINWFLMIMCVVVVSIFQSTTDIANAYGIAEVGVMLVSSTLVTIVMLLIWQTNLLLVLCFPLVFGSVELLYMSAVLSKIAEGGWLPLAFASVFLCVMYIWNYGSVLKYRSEVREKISMDFLLDLGSTLGTVRVPGIGLLYNELVQGIPSIFGQFLLSLPAIHSTIVFVCIKYVPVPMVPLEERFLFRRVGPKDYHMFRCVTRYGYKDVRKEDHHVFEQLLVASLEKFLRKEAQDLALERNLLESGLDSVSVASRDPEASGTYGTEELKIPLMHGRRFDESGTSASEETTSALPSSVMALDEDPSLEYELSALREAIDSGFTYLLAHGDVRAKKKSFFLKKLVINYFYAFLRRNCRAGTANMSVPHMNILQVGMTYMV